The following are from one region of the bacterium genome:
- a CDS encoding glycoside hydrolase family 130 protein, giving the protein MLGKRHHFNPLITPQDIKPSCNDFEVIGVFNAGATIYQNEVILLLRVAERPKPEKGWIHIPILDLAAISKSNKYPIKIISFHKDKSGLETSDPRAIYDEWKLYLTSISHFRLARSKDGMHFQIAAEPTIYPQNAYETYGIEDPRITKIDNIYYITYVAVSEAGICTALLSTKNWQKYYRHGIIFHPMNKDVVIFPKKINDVYVALHRPDAAPCTKPSIWLAFSPDLIHWGKHQLLLQPRETKWDAERIGAGAPPILTKHGWLEIYHGVSKKYGYSLGALLLDKNHPGKIIARSPKPILFPQEDYEKNGFFANTVFTNGIVQWPDEPDVIHIYYGAGDTYICHVAVSLQEIFRSLR; this is encoded by the coding sequence ATGTTAGGAAAACGACATCATTTTAATCCGCTGATTACTCCGCAAGATATTAAGCCATCCTGTAATGATTTTGAAGTGATCGGAGTATTTAATGCTGGTGCAACTATTTATCAAAATGAAGTTATCCTATTGTTACGAGTTGCGGAACGACCGAAACCAGAAAAGGGTTGGATACATATTCCCATTTTAGACCTCGCTGCTATATCTAAATCTAATAAATACCCCATTAAGATAATATCGTTTCATAAAGATAAGTCTGGTTTAGAGACTTCTGACCCTCGAGCTATCTATGATGAATGGAAATTATATCTGACGAGTATATCGCATTTTCGTCTCGCAAGAAGTAAGGATGGAATGCATTTCCAGATTGCTGCCGAACCGACTATTTATCCACAAAATGCATATGAAACATACGGTATTGAAGATCCGCGTATAACTAAAATTGATAATATATATTATATAACCTATGTAGCGGTTTCAGAAGCTGGTATTTGTACTGCATTGCTTTCAACGAAAAATTGGCAAAAATATTATCGGCATGGAATTATTTTCCATCCGATGAATAAAGATGTAGTTATTTTCCCTAAGAAAATTAATGATGTGTATGTAGCACTTCATCGTCCCGATGCCGCGCCCTGTACGAAACCATCAATTTGGCTTGCTTTTTCACCGGATTTAATCCATTGGGGAAAACATCAATTATTACTACAACCTCGAGAAACTAAATGGGATGCGGAACGAATCGGAGCGGGTGCACCACCAATATTAACCAAACATGGTTGGCTTGAAATCTATCATGGCGTATCGAAAAAATATGGATACTCACTGGGTGCATTACTTTTAGATAAAAATCACCCGGGAAAAATTATTGCTCGATCACCAAAACCGATTTTATTTCCACAAGAAGATTATGAAAAAAATGGATTTTTCGCTAATACGGTATTTACCAATGGGATTGTCCAATGGCCTGATGAGCCGGATGTAATTCATATATATTATGGAGCCGGGGATACCTATATTTGTCATGTCGCCGTATCTTTGCAGGAAATTTTCCGTAGTCTAAGATAA
- a CDS encoding twin-arginine translocation signal domain-containing protein, with protein sequence MESNLISRRDFIRKVALGGVAMSLSYKMPAKIISPASIFTKTTKMPNIMLILTDDLGWGDLSCYPQSLQEPDAWI encoded by the coding sequence ATGGAGTCCAATTTAATCTCTCGAAGAGATTTTATACGGAAAGTTGCATTAGGGGGCGTTGCAATGAGTTTATCCTATAAAATGCCAGCAAAAATAATCTCACCAGCAAGCATTTTCACGAAAACAACAAAAATGCCTAATATTATGCTAATTTTAACTGATGATTTAGGTTGGGGTGATTTGAGTTGTTATCCGCAATCACTGCAAGAACCGGATGCCTGGATTTAG